A stretch of Acidobacteriota bacterium DNA encodes these proteins:
- a CDS encoding type II toxin-antitoxin system RelE/ParE family toxin: MSPHDKPLVWLKGEVKTPPLSDAARVEAGFLLRRLQRGELLGLPASRPMPTIGSGCHELRIRDGEANWRVMYHLANDAVVVLDIFAKKTDTTPKAVLDACRQRLAKCHKATKGTRDAH, encoded by the coding sequence ATGAGTCCGCACGACAAGCCGTTGGTGTGGCTCAAGGGGGAGGTCAAGACGCCACCCCTGAGCGACGCCGCTCGGGTTGAGGCTGGGTTTCTCCTGCGGCGATTGCAGCGGGGCGAACTGCTCGGATTGCCGGCGTCGAGACCGATGCCAACGATTGGCAGCGGCTGCCACGAACTTCGGATCCGTGACGGCGAGGCGAACTGGCGAGTGATGTACCACCTGGCTAACGACGCGGTCGTGGTGCTTGATATTTTCGCCAAGAAGACGGATACGACGCCGAAGGCGGTGCTGGACGCCTGCCGCCAGCGACTGGCGAAGTGCCACAAGGCCACGAAAGGAACACGAGATGCGCACTGA
- a CDS encoding type II toxin-antitoxin system RelE/ParE family toxin, which translates to MTPIIWSPQAADDIVGIQTYIGADSFQYAELVVRRIMARVEQLASFPESGRVVPERHDAAIRELIVRPYRIVYRFQGSAVEIVTVFRGTREFPADVK; encoded by the coding sequence GTGACGCCGATCATCTGGTCGCCCCAAGCGGCAGACGATATTGTCGGGATTCAAACGTACATCGGTGCGGATTCGTTTCAGTACGCCGAGTTGGTGGTGCGCCGCATCATGGCTCGGGTCGAACAACTGGCGAGCTTTCCAGAGTCAGGGCGTGTTGTCCCTGAGCGTCATGACGCTGCCATTCGCGAATTGATCGTCAGGCCATACCGCATCGTCTATCGGTTTCAGGGTTCGGCCGTTGAAATCGTCACCGTGTTTAGGGGCACGCGGGAGTTCCCGGCCGACGTCAAATAG
- a CDS encoding TIGR03067 domain-containing protein codes for MKPRLVTARGDHMRRFAVITGTVLLGVLGAVQLSVLALDQAPPQTQMRTDKGLYLHTVVEPGYDVTVTEIERGVNYSVLDMKGFVPTVTAGGVVLFRAVYDIARERGFSHAFLVPPRQPQRPPVGRTDKGRDVSGVTKVFMIKDPQTDPKDLLGGDYSVEAQQLYDKLGYTSIAQLAALFVGPGRTREPDNVAIALPNRGQAGSLQLVGEWKAVRGEFGGTPLPASQLPKIAMKFEKDGRWTAEGGEAIWTADESTVPKTLDITHTAGRSKGKTQLCIYEVTDDSLTILFGTLGEGIRPTMLTATSETPSAVLFVFARVK; via the coding sequence ATGAAGCCACGTCTCGTCACGGCCAGAGGAGATCACATGCGTCGCTTTGCAGTAATCACCGGTACTGTCTTGCTGGGTGTCCTTGGGGCCGTGCAGTTGTCTGTCTTGGCGCTGGACCAGGCTCCTCCCCAGACCCAGATGCGTACCGACAAGGGCCTCTACCTCCACACGGTGGTGGAGCCCGGCTACGACGTCACGGTGACCGAGATCGAGCGCGGGGTGAACTACTCCGTCCTGGACATGAAGGGTTTCGTGCCGACCGTTACTGCGGGAGGTGTCGTCCTGTTTCGCGCGGTGTACGACATCGCGCGAGAGCGCGGGTTCAGCCATGCATTCCTTGTGCCTCCGCGACAGCCACAGCGCCCCCCAGTGGGTCGCACCGACAAAGGGCGGGACGTGTCAGGTGTGACGAAGGTGTTCATGATCAAGGATCCACAAACAGATCCGAAGGACCTCTTGGGCGGCGACTATTCTGTCGAGGCCCAGCAACTCTACGACAAGCTCGGGTACACGTCGATCGCCCAACTGGCGGCCCTGTTCGTCGGGCCGGGGCGGACGCGCGAACCAGACAACGTAGCGATCGCGCTGCCTAACCGCGGGCAGGCCGGCTCGCTGCAACTGGTCGGCGAATGGAAGGCCGTGCGCGGTGAATTTGGGGGCACTCCGTTGCCGGCGTCTCAGCTTCCCAAGATCGCAATGAAATTCGAGAAAGACGGGCGTTGGACCGCAGAGGGCGGGGAAGCGATCTGGACCGCCGACGAGTCAACGGTACCTAAAACGCTGGATATCACGCACACCGCGGGCCGGAGTAAGGGCAAGACACAGCTGTGTATCTATGAGGTTACCGACGACAGCCTCACGATCCTATTTGGGACATTGGGTGAAGGAATTCGCCCCACCATGTTGACCGCGACCAGCGAGACTCCCAGTGCCGTTCTTTTCGTCTTTGCTCGCGTCAAGTAG
- a CDS encoding addiction module protein, with product MGLGRNRQRNAAPDQSSRRGSCPSVQVDVTPTYPEVMAALLKLPEDERVDLAMALWASLGDSSRAAALELTPEQSEELDRRLQEHVADPATAVPWEAVRKRLYAGR from the coding sequence TTGGGTCTGGGCCGTAACCGTCAGCGAAACGCGGCGCCCGATCAATCGAGCCGCCGCGGCTCATGCCCCAGCGTCCAGGTGGATGTGACGCCCACCTATCCAGAAGTGATGGCTGCGTTGCTGAAGCTCCCGGAAGACGAACGGGTTGATTTGGCCATGGCCCTGTGGGCGAGCCTTGGCGACTCCAGCCGAGCGGCTGCCTTGGAGCTCACACCTGAACAGTCGGAAGAACTCGACCGACGCCTGCAGGAGCACGTGGCAGATCCGGCGACCGCCGTGCCCTGGGAAGCAGTTCGAAAGAGGCTCTACGCCGGACGATGA
- a CDS encoding type II toxin-antitoxin system RelE/ParE family toxin, producing the protein MVGRVRQVAWAASASASLDEVVAYIHKTSPQNAQLVLSDTLAAAERLSHLAERGRLVPEQSHPPTRELFVRGFRLMYQLTETQVTIVAFVRGRRSFASAEGAGDAG; encoded by the coding sequence GTGGTTGGTCGGGTCCGACAAGTAGCGTGGGCTGCGTCGGCGTCAGCGTCGCTCGACGAAGTCGTCGCGTACATTCACAAAACGTCTCCACAGAACGCCCAGCTGGTACTTTCAGATACCCTGGCAGCCGCCGAGCGCTTGTCGCACCTCGCCGAACGCGGCCGACTGGTGCCCGAGCAATCCCATCCGCCGACCCGAGAACTGTTTGTTCGAGGATTTCGGTTGATGTACCAGCTGACCGAGACCCAGGTAACCATCGTCGCATTCGTCCGAGGCCGGCGGAGCTTTGCGTCCGCAGAGGGTGCCGGGGACGCGGGCTAA